TTATTTGCTCGCTTTTACCTTATTGTCCTGGGAATTATGGTGTGAGACTGTGATTCTCCAATGCTCCCTGATTTATTCCGTCCATCTACAGCCCTCGCTGTGTTTCCCATCCTTTCCCTTCTGCCGAATCGCGATCATGCGTGAAGTCACTGTATGTGCGCTCCCTTACTTCAATGTAATATCTCTGGCAGTTGAGTTCATAATGCTAATACTATTGTTTGAAGCCACTCCTTTTGAATCCAGGTCGTTTGCGCTCGAGTTTTCCGCCATCCTCGCGATGCTATCGTTTCCCGGTTTCCCGCCGGTCTATCTCGTCAGGGCTTCGCTCGACGACCCCCTCTAATGGGATCCTGCTTTCCGGTCGCAATGCCATCCAGCATAGAGGCGGCTATTCGGCCTTAAAATCTGTTGATCGAGAGCTTGGCCTGCCGTTGTTCTCCGCATCGTTCTCTACCTCGCCGCGATTGTCCGAGCCCGACTGGGATGCGAACCCGAATTTGGACATTTCTGCTTTTTCAGAGCTCCCAACGAAAGATTTCGGGGTAAACCAACATATGGTTATCAACCAAGAGTTCAAGGAAGCGCTACGTCAAATCCTTTGGCAATTCCGGGCACCAATTCGGTATGCATTCGCGTATGGTTCAGGCGTTTTCCCTCAATCGGGAAGCGCACCTGGGTCGGACGGATGCCACCCGTCAGCCCCTGCAGCGATCAAGAACATGCAGCAGGGCAAGGGGAAGATGATTGATTTTATATTCGGAGTCTCGTATAGTCAGCATTGGCACTCTCTGAACTTGCACCAGCATCGTGATCACTACTCCGGATTAGGTTCGCTGGGATCCTACGTCGTGTCCCAAGTACAAGACAAATTTGGTGCTGGGGTCTATTTTAACCCCTATATCACTGTCAATGGAACTTTGATCAAGTATGGTGTCGTTAACCTGGACACACTCTGCAAAGATCTCAGTAACTGGGACACTATGTACCTCGCGGGACGACTGCAGAAGCCCGTCAAGATCCTCCGGGATCACCCGCAAGTACGCCTGGCGAATCAGATCAACTTGCTCTCCGCTTTACGAGTAGCATTGTTATTGCTGCCCTCGGAGTTCAGCGAATTTGAACTTTACAATACAATTGCCGGTTTGAGTTACATGGGCGACATCCGCATGTCATTGCCAGCCGAGGACCCCCAGAAGGTGAGAAACATTGTCTCTGGGCAAATGGCTAACTTCCGGCGGCTGTACGCTCCGCTGATTGAAAACCTCCCCAACGTCGTCTTCGACGACCCGCGATGCACTCAACGCGACTGGATCGATGATCCTGAAACCAATGTGCGGATTTCTCAAGATATGGATCCAGTGAAGCGCGGTAACATGGTCAGCCGGTTGCCCCCAGCATTCCGGGAAAAACTGTACTTCCAGTACCAAGCACGATACCAGATCCCGCGGGCGGAAttcgagaagatgaaggaggagaaCAGCAGCAAGGAACCGGAAACTTTTCGCCGGAGACAAGGTGGCCCGTTTGAACGGCGCATCGCAGATGACTCGAGCCTCAAACACGAGGTAGAGACATCAATCATGAAGACCATCCGCTGGCCCAGTACAGTGCAGAGTGCAAAGGGGCCAATTACTGCGGGATTTGGCAAATCCTGGCGATACATGCGggagaagcaaaagaagtACAAGGGGTCCGGCAGCCATTCCGCAGCATCAAAGCCAGACGAGCGTCCTTCTGAAGCGGAATCACAAAAGCCAAAGCCAAAGCAGGAGTAAACCTTCTCTTCTAGATCTCACGGTCACTTTTTCGTTTTTACTTGAGTTATGACGGGCATATAATCTTCCCATGACGATGATTGTAGATGAGGCATAAGAAGGCGTTTGTTGTTTCCAGAGGGATGAGGTACATATGTATCTAGTGTTGATTCTCTTGGATATGTATTATTCCAAAACAAGCTTTACTTCATCAATGCATGTATATACTACTATTACCACTACTTGAACTATATCTTTTTTATAGATTGAATACCTGAGTCAAGATAGTCATTTTTCCGTTCCCGACGATATCCCCGCCACCCCACTATCTTTGCCCGCGAGCATCGGCATTCATTCTTCCTCCCCATCAACAAGCACGAGCAATTAAGAGCCGTCACAATGCCGTTCGATTTATCTAAGTGTGCGCGCAAGAATATCTTGAAGCTGGAGCCTTACCGCTGCGCAAGAGAGTATGCCCAATTCTGATCCAATCTATGGCATTCCGCGACGGAAAACTAATGAGTCAGTGACTACAAAGATGATGGGACGAACGTTCTGCTCGACGCCAATGAGAATGCCTACGGTCCTGGTCTGGCACTGAATGCTGAGGGTGCGCTGCAGCAGTCGACTGTCAATGGGGATGCGACTGGGTCGTCGAAGCCTGACATCGACTTCCTGGGGTTAAACCGATACCCGGACCCGTGAGTACTGTCGCGCGATCAACCATGACTTATATATACATGGACTTCATGCTAAGAACTGTCGATGATGGAATAGGCACCAGGTCGAACTGAAACAACTTTTCTGCAACGTCCGCAACACCCACGTCCACACCCAGAAGAAC
This Aspergillus chevalieri M1 DNA, chromosome 3, nearly complete sequence DNA region includes the following protein-coding sequences:
- the TAM41 gene encoding phosphatidate cytidylyltransferase (BUSCO:EOG09263B7X;~COG:U;~EggNog:ENOG410PGPT;~InterPro:IPR015222;~PFAM:PF09139;~go_function: GO:0004605 - phosphatidate cytidylyltransferase activity [Evidence IEA];~go_process: GO:0032049 - cardiolipin biosynthetic process [Evidence IEA]) — translated: MREVTPLLLNPGRLRSSFPPSSRCYRFPVSRRSISSGLRSTTPSNGILLSGRNAIQHRGGYSALKSVDRELGLPLFSASFSTSPRLSEPDWDANPNLDISAFSELPTKDFGVNQHMVINQEFKEALRQILWQFRAPIRYAFAYGSGVFPQSGSAPGSDGCHPSAPAAIKNMQQGKGKMIDFIFGVSYSQHWHSLNLHQHRDHYSGLGSLGSYVVSQVQDKFGAGVYFNPYITVNGTLIKYGVVNLDTLCKDLSNWDTMYLAGRLQKPVKILRDHPQVRLANQINLLSALRVALLLLPSEFSEFELYNTIAGLSYMGDIRMSLPAEDPQKVRNIVSGQMANFRRLYAPLIENLPNVVFDDPRCTQRDWIDDPETNVRISQDMDPVKRGNMVSRLPPAFREKLYFQYQARYQIPRAEFEKMKEENSSKEPETFRRRQGGPFERRIADDSSLKHEVETSIMKTIRWPSTVQSAKGPITAGFGKSWRYMREKQKKYKGSGSHSAASKPDERPSEAESQKPKPKQE